From Daucus carota subsp. sativus chromosome 6, DH1 v3.0, whole genome shotgun sequence, the proteins below share one genomic window:
- the LOC108224865 gene encoding beta carbonic anhydrase 5, chloroplastic: protein MDNAVGSSSLLKSSTQFTLNSPASSSIFGCKLNFSERKLTHLRQVICSRTNPALGLKASMDSPRVTQELADTKQRSTSGTQNGNDLFNEMKHRFLSFKRHKYQENLEHFQNLAKSQAPKVLVIACADSRVCPSNILGFQPGDAFVVRNVANLVPPFESGPTETKAALEFSVNTLEVQNILVVGHSCCGGIRALMGMPDEDNSKSFIRSWVVTGKNAKINTKAAASNLSFDLQCRHCEKESVNLSLLNLLSYPWIEERVSKGLLSIHGGYYDFVNCTFEKWSLDYKANSSKKDSEGYSLVSREFWG, encoded by the exons ATGGATAATGCTGTTGGATCTTCCTCTCTACTCAAATCTTCTACTCAATTCACTCTAAATTCACCTGCTTCATCATCa ATCTTTGGATGTAAGTTGAATTTCTCTGAAAGGAAGCTGACCCATTTGAGACAAGTCATTTGTTCTAG GACCAATCCTGCTCTAGGATTAAAGGCATCAATGGATTCCCCACGAGTAACTCAAGAGCTTGCAGATACCAAACAAAGGAGCACAAGTGGAACTCAAAATGGAAATGACCTGTTCAATGAAATGAAGCACCGATTTCTCAGTTTCAAAAGACATAAATACCA GGAAAACTTGGAGCACTTCCAAAATCTTGCCAAAAGTCAAGCCCCGAAG GTCCTTGTTATTGCCTGTGCAGATTCAAGAGTATGTCCATCCAACATCTTAGGATTTCAACCTGGGGATGCTTTTGTGGTTCGTAATGTCGCTAATCTAGTTCCCCCTTTTGAG AGTGGGCCCACGGAAACAAAGGCAGCTCTTGAGTTTTCGGTGAATACCTTAGAA GTTCAAAATATTCTAGTTGTTGGCCATAGCTGTTGTGGAGGCATCCGTGCCCTAATGGGAATGCCAGATGAAGACAATTCAAA AAGCTTTATTAGAAGCTGGGTAGTAACCGGTAAGAATGCAAAAATAAACACCAAAGCTGCTGCTTCCAATCTTAGCTTTGACCTGCAGTGCAGACACTGTGAAAAG GAATCAGTCAACCTTTCATTGTTGAACTTGCTAAGTTACCCGTGGATTGAAGAAAGGGTGTCAAAGGGGTTGCTCTCAATACATGGTGGCTACTATGATTTTGTTAACTGTACATTTGAGAAATGGTCACTTGATTACAAAGCAAATAGCTCCAAGAAGGACAGTGAAGGATACTCTCTTGTTAGTAGAGAATTTTGGGGCTGA
- the LOC108226086 gene encoding guanosine nucleotide diphosphate dissociation inhibitor At5g09550, protein MDEEYDVIVLGTGLKECIISGLLSVDGLKVLHMDKNDYYGGESSSLNLNQLWKRFRGDEKPPESLGASKEYNADMIPKFMMANGSLVRVLIHTNVTKYLNFKAVDNSFVYNQGKIYKVPATDVEALKSPLMGLLEKRRARKFFIYVQDYEDGDPKSHEGLDLNSITARELIAKYGLEDNTIDFIGHALALFNDDKYLDHPAMDFVKRMKLYAESLARFQAGSPYIYPMYGLGELPQGFARLSAVYGGTYMLNKPECKVEFENGKAVGVTSEGETAKCKKGVVCDPSYLPDKVKKVGKVARAICIMNHPIPDTNDSHSAQVILPQKQLNRSSDMYLFCCSYSHNVVPKGKYIAFVCAEAETDNPETELKPGIDLLGPVEEIFYDTYDRYEPTNNHAEDGCYISTSYDATTHFTSTVEDVLEMYTKITGKALDLSVDLSAASAAQEE, encoded by the exons ATGGATGAAGAGTATGATGTCATTGTTCTCGGCACCGGCCTCAAAGAATGTATCATCAGTGGCCTTCTCTCTGTCGATGGCCTCAAA GTACTGCACATGGATAAGAATGACTATTATGGGGGAGAGTCGAGCTCCTTGAATCTTAATCAG CTTTGGAAGCGTTTCAGGGGTGATGAAAAGCCTCCAGAAAGTCTAGGAGCAAGCAAAGAGTACAATGCTGATATGATTCCCAAG TTCATGATGGCTAATGGTTCTTTAGTCCGTGTTCTCATCCATACTAACGTTACAAAGTATCTGAATTTCAAGGCTGTTGATAATAGTTTTGTGTACAATCAGGGGAAG ATCTACAAAGTTCCAGCAACTGATGTCGAAGCTCTGAAATCTCCACTAATGGGCCTACTTGAAAAGCGCCGTGCCCGGAAGTTCTTTATCTATGTTCAGGACTATGAAGACGGGGATCCTAAATCTCATGAAGGGCTCGATCTGAACAGTATTACAGCACGCGAACTCATTGC aAAATATGGGCTTGAAGATAATACCATTGACTTTATAGGACATGCCCTGGCTCTCTTTAATGACGATAAGTATTTGGATCATCCAGCTATGGATTTTGTTAAGAGAATGAAG CTCTATGCAGAATCCTTAGCACGCTTTCAGGCTGGATCTCCCTATATTTATCCGATGTATGGACTGGGAGAACTGCCACAG GGATTCGCACGTTTGAGTGCAGTTTATGGTGGAACCTACATGCTTAACAAGCCAGAGTGCAAG GTTGAATTTGAAAATGGGAAGGCAGTAGGTGTGACTTCTGAAGGAGAAACTGCTAAATGCAAGAAGGGGGTTGTTTGTGATCCATCTTATTTACCTGATAAG GTAAAGAAAGTTGGAAAGGTTGCTCGTGCTATATGTATAATGAATCATCCGATCCCAGACACCAATGATTCTCATTCTGCACAAGTCATTCTGCCCCAGAAGCAACTTAATCGTAGCTCTGACAT GTATCTATTTTGTTGCTCTTACTCGCACAATGTGGTTccaaaaggaaaatatatagcTTTTGTTTGTGCTGAAGCGGAGACTGATAACCCTGAAACTGAATTGAAGCCGGGGATAGACCTACTGGGACCTGTTGAGGAGATATTCTATGACACGTATGATAGATATGAACCTACAAATAATCACGCAGAAGACGGCTGCTACATATCAACG AGTTATGATGCCACGACACACTTCACATCAACCGTTGAAGATGTGTTAGAAATGTACACCAAGATCACCGGAAAG GCTCTTGACCTTTCTGTGGACCTTAGTGCTGCAAGTGCTGCTCAAGAGGAATAA